The following coding sequences lie in one Rhinolophus ferrumequinum isolate MPI-CBG mRhiFer1 chromosome 16, mRhiFer1_v1.p, whole genome shotgun sequence genomic window:
- the TRIM8 gene encoding E3 ubiquitin-protein ligase TRIM8 — MAENWKNCFEEELICPICLHVFVEPVQLPCKHNFCRGCIGEAWAKDSGLVRCPECNQAYNQKPGLEKNLKLTNIVEKFNALHVEKPPTALHCVFCRRGPPLPAQKVCLRCEAPCCQSHVQTHLQQPSTARGHLLVEADDVRAWSCPQHNAYRLYHCEAEQVAVCQYCCYYSGAHQGHSVCDVEIRRNEIRKMLMKQQDRLEEREQDIEDQLYKLESDKRLVEEKVSQLKEEVRLQYEKLHQLLDEDLRQTVEVLDKAQAKFCSENAAQALHLGERMQEAKKLLGSLQLLFDKTEDISFMKNTKSVKILMDRTQTCTGSSLSPPKIGHLNSKLFLNEVAKKEKQLRKMLEGPFSTPVPFLQSVPLYPCGVSSSGAEKRKHSTAFPEASFLETSSGPVGSQYGAAGTASGEGQSGQPLGPCSSTQHLVALPGGAQPVHSSPVFPPSQYPNGSAAQQPMLPQYGGRKILVCSVDNCYCSSVANHGGHQPYPRSGHFPWTVPSQEYSHPLPPTPSVPQSLPGLAVRDWLDASQQPGHQDFYRVYGQPSTKHYVTS; from the exons ATGGCGGAGAATTGGAAGAACTGCTTCGAGGAGGAACTCATCTGCCCCATCTGCCTACATGTCTTCGTGGAGCCGGTGCAATTGCCTTGCAAACACAACTTCTGCCGGGGATGCATCGGAGAGGCATGGGCCAAGGACAGCGGCCTGGTGCGCTGCCCGGAGTGCAATCAGGCCTACAACCAGAAGCCGGGCCTGGAGAAGAACCTGAAGCTCACCAACATCGTGGAGAAGTTCAACGCCCTGCACGTGGAGAAGCCGCCTACGGCGCTGCACTGCGTGTTCTGCCGCCGCGGCCCCCCGCTGCCGGCGCAGAAGGTTTGCCTGCGCTGCGAAGCGCCCTGCTGCCAGTCCCACGTGCAGACGCACCTGCAGCAGCCCTCCACCGCCCGCGGGCACCTCCTGGTGGAGGCGGACGACGTGCGGGCCTGGAGCTGCCCGCAGCACAACGCCTACCGCCTCTACCACTGTGAGGCCGAGCAGGTGGCCGTGTGCCAGTACTGCTGCTACTACAGCGGTGCGCATCAGGGACATTCGGTGTGCGACGTGGAGATCCGGAGGAATGAGATCCGG AAGATGCTGATGAAGCAGCAGGACCGACTGGAGGAGCGAGAGCAGGACATTGAGGACCAGCTGTACAAACTCGAGTCAGACAAGCGCCTGGTGGAG GAGAAGGTGAGCCAACTGAAGGAGGAAGTGCGGCTGCAGTATGAGAAGCTGCACCAGCTGCTGGATGAGGACCTGCGGCAGACGGTGGAGGTTTTGGACAAGGCCCAGGCCAAGTTCTGCAGCGAGAACGCAGCGCAGGCGCTGCACCTCGGGGAGCGCATGCAGGAGGCCAAGAAGCTGCTGGGCTCCCTGCAGCTGCTCTTCGACAAGACGGAAGACATCAGCTTCATGAAG aACACCAAGTCTGTGAAAATCTTAATGGACAG GACCCAGACCTGCACAGGCAGCAGCCTTTCTCCCCCTAAGATTGGCCATCTGAACTCCAAGCTCTTCCTGAACGAGGTGGCCAAGAAGGAGAAGCAGCTGCGGAAGATGCTAGAAG GCCCCTTCAGCACACCGGTGCCCTTCCTGCAGAGCGTCCCCCTGTACCCCTGTGGCGTGAGCAGCTCTGGGGCGGAAAAGCGCAAGCACTCAACGGCCTTCCCAGAGGCCAGTTTCCTAGAGACGTCGTCGGGCCCTGTGGGCAGCCAGTATGGGGCAGCGGGCACAGCAAGCGGCGAGGGCCAGTCAGGGCAGCCCCTGGGGCCCTGCAGCTCCACGCAGCACTTGGTGGCCCTGCCGGGCGGTGCCCAACCAGTACACTCAAGTCCTGTGTTCCCCCCATCGCAGTATCCCAATGGCTCCGCCGCCCAGCAGCCCATGCTCCCCCAATATGGCGGCCGCAAGATTCTCGTCTGTTCTGTGGACAACTGTTACTGTTCTTCCGTGGCCAACCATGGAGGCCACCAGCCCTACCCCCGCTCCGGCCATTTCCCCTGGACAGTGCCCTCGCAGGAGTACTCACACCCACTCCCACCCACACCCTCCGTCCCCCAGTCCCTTCCTGGCCTGGCGGTCAGAGACTGGCTCGATGCCTCCCAGCAGCCTGGCCACCAGGATTTCTACAGGGTGTATGGGCAGCCGTCCACCAAACACTACGTGACGAGCTAA